Below is a window of Mycobacterium dioxanotrophicus DNA.
GAAGGCCTCACTGGTCTGCCAGGCCTGGTCCGGCCCGATCAGCAACGCGAGATCCTTGGTCATCGCCCCGCCCTCGACCGTCTCGATGACCACGCGCTCGAGCGTCTCGGCGAAGTGTGCCACCTCCGGTGTGCTGTCCAGCTTGGCGCGGTGTTCCAGACCGCGGGTCCAGGCGAAGATCGACGCGATCGGGTTGGTGGAGGTGGGCTTGCCCTGCTGGAACTGCCGGTAGTGCCGCGTGACGGTGCCATGCGCGGCCTCGGCTTCGACGGTCTTGCCGTCCGGCGTCATCAGCACCGAGGTCATCAGCCCGAGCGAGCCGTAACCTTGTGCGACGGTGTCGGATTGGACGTCGCCGTCGTAGTTCTTGCAGGCCCACACGTAGCCGCCCTCCCACTTCAGGCAGGAGGCCACCATGTCGTCGATCAGGCGGTGCTCGTAGGTCAGCCCGCGCTTGTCGAACTCCGCCTTGAACTCCTCGTCGAAGATGCGCTGGAACTCGTCCTTGAACATCCCGTCGTAGCCCTTGAGGATGGTGTTCTTGGTCGACAGGTAGACCGGGTAATCCTGTTGCAGCCCATAGGAGAACGACGCACGGGCGAAGTCCTGGATGGACTTCTTGAAGTTGTACATGCCCATAATGACGCCGCCGTCCTCGGGGATGTGGACGACCTCGTGCACCATCGGCTCGCTGCCGTCGTCCGGGGTGAATGTGACGGTGAAGGTGCCGGGCTTGTCGACCTTGGTGTTGAAGGCGCGGTACTGATCACCGAACGCGTGGCGGCCGATGATGATCGGCTTGGTCCAGCCCGGGACCAGCCGCGGTACGTTCTTGATCACAAT
It encodes the following:
- a CDS encoding NADP-dependent isocitrate dehydrogenase; its protein translation is MSKIKVEGTVAELDGDEMTRIIWQMIKDQLILPYLDIDLDYYDLGIEHRDATDDQVTVDAANAIKRHGVGVKCATITPDEARVREFNLKKMWLSPNGTIRNILGGTIFRAPIVIKNVPRLVPGWTKPIIIGRHAFGDQYRAFNTKVDKPGTFTVTFTPDDGSEPMVHEVVHIPEDGGVIMGMYNFKKSIQDFARASFSYGLQQDYPVYLSTKNTILKGYDGMFKDEFQRIFDEEFKAEFDKRGLTYEHRLIDDMVASCLKWEGGYVWACKNYDGDVQSDTVAQGYGSLGLMTSVLMTPDGKTVEAEAAHGTVTRHYRQFQQGKPTSTNPIASIFAWTRGLEHRAKLDSTPEVAHFAETLERVVIETVEGGAMTKDLALLIGPDQAWQTSEAFLATIAEHLKGALQA